The genomic interval CGATAAAGAAACAGACAGGGTTAAACGATTGTGTTATTTTGTATAGCGAGAAAGAGTTTAAAAAAGTAGGGGTGCGGATATAGCAAATTCCAGCTAAGCTGGCATAGCCAGAACCAAACAATTGCGAGATAAAAAATCCGAAATCCGAAACAAATTCGAATCACAAAGCATAAAATTCAAAACAAATACAAAACATCCCCGTCTGCATGCGATCACTCACTCACTCACTCACTCACTCACATGCAGGCAACAACATGAAACGCGTTTAGAATTTTAAATCATTTTGTAATTAGCATTTGTTTCGGATTTCGCCATTAAATATTTTGACGAAAAATGCAAATAAATTACTGCTAATATGCTAAATACCCGCCGTGTGCTGTTGTTCCTCGCCCTTTATTTATTCTATTATCCCGTCCTGTATGCGGAACTGAGAATTAAGGCGCGGACGGGAAATGAGTTTTCCCGTGTAGGTAATGGTATCTCCCTGTGAAATATTCATAACTTTCTGATACATCTTCCAATGAAAAACTACAACAACATCTGCCTTTTCTTCGTCACCTTGATGGCTGATTCCAACACGGTTCCAATCTACACGCCCTGCTCCTTTATGCACAACCGTGCCATTCCATCGAATGTACCTGCCATTGTATTCTTTCCATTGCGCCTTTTTTTCAGCACCTGAGAGGGCGCTTTCTTTACCAAATAATTTGTTTAATTCCCCGAAGGAGACATCTATATATTTTTTTTGAGTCAGGCCGTTCTCCATTTCAGTTGGTGGTGTAACGGAGATTTTTGTTTTTCCATCATGGCCGGAATTTTTTTGGGTGAGACTTTCGCCATCTTTTGTTAATGAAGAGGGGAGGGAAATGGGAAGGATGTTTGCTTCCTCCTGTTCTTTCCGGACAATGAAATTTGCCGCATTATCTCCTTCCGTAAATAATGTGTAAAACGTGTTTTTATAGCTAAGTGCTTTCTCTTTATTGTAGTGGAAGGAAACATAATCGTGAATGTTTCTGTTCCGGTATGCCATCCAATTGTAAACGCCTGTAATCAATATCCTGTCGTCAAGTATAACAAAATCCTGGTGTATGCTGTTGCCGTGGTTTTTGTTTGGCGATTTTATCACGCGAACATCAAATCCCTTTTGTATTAATGCCGTTGCCAACAGGCCTTTTGAGATGTCCTTCCCGTGCATGATGACAGCGACTCTTATACGAACACCCCTTGTTTTTGCGTTTACTAAAGATTCTTCAATGTCCAATGAGGCAAAATCATAGATACATATATCCACGCTGTGTTGTGTATAGTGCAGCGCATCTTTTACCCTGTCTCTGATGGTGTTACCTGTAATTTGAGTTGAATGTTCGGCATAGATAAATCCGGGCACACACCATTGTACAAAGATTGATATTATGAATAACCGTAGTGCGTTCATTTGTTTTGTATGTGATTTAAAAATGCTTTTGGCAAATTATCCAGAATATCCGTAGCGGTCATAGATATTTCACCCACTGCCTGTTTTGCATAATCTCCAGCAGTACCGTGTAAATACACTCCCAGTTGCGCCGCTTCAAAAGGCGGAAAGTTTTGTCCGAGCAACGCGGCTATCATGCCGGTTAATATATCTCCAGAACCGGCGGTAGCCATTCCCGGATTACCGGTGGTATTGACATAATATTTTTCGTTATTCATAACAATAGTGTTGTTGCCTTTTAAAACCAGCGTCACCTTGTCTCTTGAGTTTATGAATTTTTCGGCAATTTCTTTGCGTTTTGATTGTATTTCTTTGGTGGTATATACCTTTAAAAGGCGTGCCATCTCTTGGGGATGCGGGGTAAGTATAACGTGCTGTTTTATTTTATCCAGGGTTGCCGTATCTTCGGCAAGGGCATTAATACCGTCAGCGTCCAGTACGATAGGTCGTTCAATATTTTGCAGCAGCCACAGCACGAGCCTTTTTGTTTCCACACACTGCGATAACCCTGGTCCAATGGCAACTACATCAAAACGTTGTGAAAAGTCAAGGATATCCTGCCTTCCCATATCTGAAAGGGTTTTCAAATGGGTTTCAGGCAGCGGATGAGTCATAACGCAGGTTAACTTCGTCGCGACAATTCCATGCAGGCTTTCAGGTATCCCCAGAGTTACAAGACCTGCGCCGGAGCGTAATGCCGCTTCGCTGCACAGGCATGCCGCCCCCGTCATACCATAAGAACCGGCAATGACTAGCACCCGGCCAAAGTCCCCTTTGTGACTGTCAGGTTTTCTGGGAGGTATTTTTAGTATACTGTTAATCTGTTGCATCATATATTTCTGCAGTCATCAATCTGCAATCTGCCGACTGCTACGCGGTATAATAGAAAATTCCAAGTCCTTAATATCATTACTCTTTCCTTTTGCTGTTAATCAGCGAGGCGACACATGCAGCGCCAAAACCATTATCAATATTTACCACTGCAACACCGGAGGCACAACTGTTCAACATTGATAAAAGAGGGGCGATGCCATTGAAACTTGCTCCATAGCCAATACTTGTGGGAACACCAATGACAGGGCAATCTACAAGCCCTCCCACTACGCTTGCAAGGGCGCCTTCCATTCCTGCAACGACAATGATAACGTTGGCCTTTAGCAACTCTCCGTGGTTTTTCATTAGCCGGTGAATGCCCGCAACGCCGACGTCATATAACGTTTCCACTCTATTGCCCATAAATTCTGCAGTAATTCTTGCTTCTTCCGCCACCGGAATATCAGAGGTGCCGGCGGAAACGACCATGATGAGTCCTTCGTTTGTATTTTCATGCGTTTTGCGCAGGGTAATTGTCTTTGCCTGTTCATGGTACACAGCTTCAGGGAATTTTTCGGAGACAGCGTAATAAACCTCTGCACTTGCCCTCGTTGCCAGCATGTCTTGTCCGCTTTCGACAATATGCTCTACAATCTTTACCACCTGTTCAGGCGTTTTCCCCATGCAAAAGATTACTTCAGGATAACCACAACGAATTTTCCGGTGAATGTCTATCTTCGCAAAGCCAATGTCCTTGTAAGGAAGTTCTCTTATTTTATCAAGAACATCGTTTAAGGGTATTTTATCTTTTTTATAATTTTCCAGTAATTGCTGTATGTTGTCAATGTCCATATAAATATTCTCTTATCCCTTTGTTTAAGCTAGCCATTCCGGCATAAGTAGTGTCTGAACGAAAACTATCTTTTTTATGCAAGATTCTTTCTCTGAGCAAATTTAAATTTTTTTAAATTGCCCCTTTTTCAACTTTTTCTTCTACGCTTTAATCTATGATACGGTTGTTTTATTCATTTCCCTCGTTTTTACCATCTTTTCATGTTCTCCGGACATACTATCCCTCATGGATTTTTATTCGAGAGTGTTTTTACGCTGCCTTACGTACTGTTTCTTTTTCTTCCCGGACTTTCTTCTGCAATATACTCCCCATCGTGTGCAAATTTGCCGCCAGCACTCCTAATGCGCAGTATCTTTTAAATCCTTCTATCCCTTTGTCTAAGCATCTGTCCAGCCCATGATGTTCTAACCGGTTAATATCTGACTCCACCGCTGAGTGCTTGTGCCTGAGTTTTTTAAATGTACTCTCCGATTCTTCTTCTGTCTCCGCCTTATTCCTTTTTCCTTTCTTCGGTATGATCACTTTCGGTATATAAAGACTTATCAGTTCCTTGTATTCCTTCTTGTAAAAACCCTTGTCTGCACTTATACTTTCTATCTCTTCTTCACCAAACAAATTTAATAGCTTGTCTGCTAACGGCAGAATTAACGCCACATCTGCTTCTTTTTCCACTACTTGGTGATATCCGATAAACCCCCATTGGTCACTTGCTATCACCAGATTGTGGCCTAATTCCACCCTCTTATTCGCCTTCCCTTTACTCAACCATTCTGTGTGTGGTTCAAACAGTGAATATACCTTTTCCCCTACCGGTATTTGCTCTTCCTTGATAATTCTCCTCTCTACCAAATCTCTGTGCTTCTCCAGCATCTGATAAAAATATTCCATCGACTCCAATGCCTCTTTCTGCATTTCTTCCGCACCCGTTGTTAATATTTTTTCGTACACCGCTATTATGCTCGCACCTATCTTCTCACTTAATCTCTTTGCTAATCCAAGATACTCTTTTACTTGCTTCTTAACCGCCTCCTCTTTCTTGTTTCCACCACCACTTGCCGCTTTCGAACTACTCCTCATCAGACTCTTTAGCTCTTTCCTCCAATTCTTTACCTTTCTCCATCCTTTCCCGTTCAATACCCCTCCCTCTATAAATGCCTCTATCCCATCAAGGCACTTCCTACCCGCATCCCACAGCAAATTCATGTCCGTAGGAAAATGTACGTTTGTCTCCACCACATACGTATCCGTCTTTATGCGGAGCTTCTCCTCCCGTCCGTTCTTTGCCAGCCTCTGGCCTGCCTTTACCACCACATCATTAATCTTCCCCAACGTCTCCTCATCGAGCAATCTTACGTTATCCTTGATGCTTTGCAGCGAATACTTCTTACCCCTCCCAAATACGGTATCTACTCCCATTATCTGACGAATCAGACTATGGTGATTCACCATATCTTCCAACCTGTCATAATCCGCATCTAATCCCAATCTCACCACTCCTATTACCATTATCTGCCATAACTCCATACCATTACGCCCTGTCTCTTTCTTCCCACCCTTTACCTTTGCTTCCAATACCCTGAATACTTCCTCTCGTAATTCCTCTGTAACAAATATGTATTGTAATGCCCTCAAAATCGGCGCTAACTCATCCCTGCTCTTTTCGGGAATTTCTACCTCTGATATTGGTGTGCTTCCAAGTCTCCTTTGCG from Candidatus Kuenenia stuttgartiensis carries:
- a CDS encoding NAD(P)H-hydrate dehydratase encodes the protein MMQQINSILKIPPRKPDSHKGDFGRVLVIAGSYGMTGAACLCSEAALRSGAGLVTLGIPESLHGIVATKLTCVMTHPLPETHLKTLSDMGRQDILDFSQRFDVVAIGPGLSQCVETKRLVLWLLQNIERPIVLDADGINALAEDTATLDKIKQHVILTPHPQEMARLLKVYTTKEIQSKRKEIAEKFINSRDKVTLVLKGNNTIVMNNEKYYVNTTGNPGMATAGSGDILTGMIAALLGQNFPPFEAAQLGVYLHGTAGDYAKQAVGEISMTATDILDNLPKAFLNHIQNK
- the larB gene encoding nickel pincer cofactor biosynthesis protein LarB, whose product is MDIDNIQQLLENYKKDKIPLNDVLDKIRELPYKDIGFAKIDIHRKIRCGYPEVIFCMGKTPEQVVKIVEHIVESGQDMLATRASAEVYYAVSEKFPEAVYHEQAKTITLRKTHENTNEGLIMVVSAGTSDIPVAEEARITAEFMGNRVETLYDVGVAGIHRLMKNHGELLKANVIIVVAGMEGALASVVGGLVDCPVIGVPTSIGYGASFNGIAPLLSMLNSCASGVAVVNIDNGFGAACVASLINSKRKE
- a CDS encoding ISNCY-like element ISCku10 family transposase, with the protein product MRKRFEPQRRLGSTPISEVEIPEKSRDELAPILRALQYIFVTEELREEVFRVLEAKVKGGKKETGRNGMELWQIMVIGVVRLGLDADYDRLEDMVNHHSLIRQIMGVDTVFGRGKKYSLQSIKDNVRLLDEETLGKINDVVVKAGQRLAKNGREEKLRIKTDTYVVETNVHFPTDMNLLWDAGRKCLDGIEAFIEGGVLNGKGWRKVKNWRKELKSLMRSSSKAASGGGNKKEEAVKKQVKEYLGLAKRLSEKIGASIIAVYEKILTTGAEEMQKEALESMEYFYQMLEKHRDLVERRIIKEEQIPVGEKVYSLFEPHTEWLSKGKANKRVELGHNLVIASDQWGFIGYHQVVEKEADVALILPLADKLLNLFGEEEIESISADKGFYKKEYKELISLYIPKVIIPKKGKRNKAETEEESESTFKKLRHKHSAVESDINRLEHHGLDRCLDKGIEGFKRYCALGVLAANLHTMGSILQKKVREEKETVRKAA
- a CDS encoding phospholipase D-like domain-containing protein, with protein sequence MNALRLFIISIFVQWCVPGFIYAEHSTQITGNTIRDRVKDALHYTQHSVDICIYDFASLDIEESLVNAKTRGVRIRVAVIMHGKDISKGLLATALIQKGFDVRVIKSPNKNHGNSIHQDFVILDDRILITGVYNWMAYRNRNIHDYVSFHYNKEKALSYKNTFYTLFTEGDNAANFIVRKEQEEANILPISLPSSLTKDGESLTQKNSGHDGKTKISVTPPTEMENGLTQKKYIDVSFGELNKLFGKESALSGAEKKAQWKEYNGRYIRWNGTVVHKGAGRVDWNRVGISHQGDEEKADVVVVFHWKMYQKVMNISQGDTITYTGKLISRPRLNSQFRIQDGIIE